A region from the Gemmatimonadota bacterium genome encodes:
- a CDS encoding mandelate racemase/muconate lactonizing enzyme family protein, which translates to MKITAIETVALADPGKAWETVVRVHTDEGISGIGQAESPSLVIEAIIRCSGGLEEILLGEDPLQVERLWQKMYAATGLFGRRGVTIAAIGAVETALWDIAGQALGRPVCELIWQACCTVTESSDVKEKVRPYATVYPPGEDVGEIVERFTLARERNFRAMKLEEWPGGFSHVSIQRDVEIVRAARETIGEDRDLLIDVQNRWSEVGQALDSIRAIAEFRPFFVEAPLPADNLPGLARLADAVDTRIAVGDWGFTTRFEFEEIMEKGRVDVVQPSSVRSGGIREITRIAEAAYRRGLICVPHAWCHMVGVAAEIHLAAVLPNMPYFEMPIAFPDSPIISELLEPVIEVDSDGLIEVPKRPGLGFALNEDVVEQFRVAPH; encoded by the coding sequence GTGAAAATCACAGCCATCGAGACAGTCGCCCTAGCAGACCCTGGCAAGGCTTGGGAGACGGTGGTGCGGGTCCATACCGATGAGGGTATCAGCGGCATCGGGCAGGCGGAGTCGCCGTCGCTCGTGATCGAGGCAATAATTCGCTGCAGCGGCGGGCTGGAGGAGATTCTGCTGGGAGAGGACCCGCTTCAGGTTGAGCGGCTGTGGCAGAAGATGTATGCGGCGACCGGGCTGTTTGGCCGGCGCGGTGTCACGATTGCTGCGATCGGGGCGGTGGAGACAGCGCTGTGGGACATCGCAGGCCAAGCCCTGGGCAGACCGGTCTGTGAACTGATCTGGCAGGCGTGCTGCACCGTGACGGAGTCGAGCGATGTCAAGGAGAAGGTGCGACCCTACGCTACCGTATACCCACCTGGAGAAGACGTTGGTGAGATCGTGGAACGATTTACGCTGGCAAGAGAGCGGAACTTTCGGGCAATGAAGCTGGAGGAGTGGCCAGGCGGGTTTTCGCATGTCAGCATTCAGAGGGACGTAGAGATTGTCCGGGCGGCGCGGGAAACGATCGGTGAGGACCGCGACTTGCTGATCGACGTACAGAACCGCTGGTCCGAGGTGGGGCAGGCGCTGGACTCGATCCGGGCGATTGCGGAGTTCCGGCCGTTCTTTGTTGAGGCGCCGCTGCCGGCCGACAACCTACCCGGCCTCGCCCGGCTGGCCGATGCCGTGGACACGCGCATTGCCGTGGGCGACTGGGGATTTACGACCCGTTTTGAGTTCGAGGAGATCATGGAGAAGGGGCGAGTGGACGTGGTCCAGCCAAGTTCGGTGCGATCCGGGGGCATTCGGGAGATCACGCGCATCGCTGAGGCCGCGTATCGCCGCGGTTTGATCTGCGTGCCGCATGCCTGGTGTCATATGGTCGGCGTGGCGGCGGAGATCCATCTGGCGGCGGTGCTTCCGAACATGCCCTATTTCGAGATGCCGATCGCCTTTCCGGATTCACCGATAATTTCGGAGCTGCTGGAGCCGGTTATCGAGGTAGACTCAGACGGTCTGATCGAGGTACCGAAGAGGCCGGGATTGGGGTTTGCGCTGAATGAAGATGTGGTGGAGCAATTTCGGGTGGCGCCGCATTAG